From Haliaeetus albicilla chromosome 15, bHalAlb1.1, whole genome shotgun sequence, a single genomic window includes:
- the MED4 gene encoding mediator of RNA polymerase II transcription subunit 4, with the protein MAAAAAAAAATGGGGERSSTRDRLLAALEDLELLARELIEILAISRNQKLPQPGEEGQILELLIQRDGEFQELMKLAVDQGKIHHEMQLLEKVVEKRDNDIQQLQKQLKEAEHILATAVYQAKEKLKSIEKARKGAISSEEIIKYAHRISASNAVCAPLTWVPGDPRRPYPTDLEMRSGLLGQMNNPSTNGVNGHLPGDALAAGRLPDVLAPQYPWQSSDMSMNMLPPNHSNDFMLEPPGHNKENEDDVEVMSTDSSSSSSDSD; encoded by the exons atggcggcggcggcggcggcggcggcggccaccgggggaggtggggaacGGAGCAGCACCCGGGACCGGCTCCTGGCGGCGCTGGAGGATCTCGAACTCTTGGCAAG GGAATTAATTGAAATTTTGGCAATTTCAAGAAACCAGAAGCTTCCACAACCAGGAGAGGAGGGCCAG ATCCTGGAACTGCTGATTCAGAGAGATGGAGAGTTTCAAGAGCTAATGAAGTTGGCAGTTGATCAGGGGAAAATCCATcatgaaatgcagcttttagAAAAGGTAGTAGAAAAGAGGGATAATGATattcagcagctgcagaagcaaCTAAAAGAAGCAGAGCACATACTG GCAACAGCTGTTTaccaagcaaaggaaaagctgaaatcaattgaaaaggcaagaaaag GTGCCATTTCCTctgaagaaataattaaatacgCCCACAGGATCAGTGCTAGCAATGCTGTTTGTGCCCCTCTGACATGGGTACCAG GGGACCCACGAAGGCCATATCCTACAGATCTGGAAATGAGGAGTGGTCTCTTGGGTCAGATGAACAACCCATCCACCAATGGAGTTAATGGACACTTACCAGGGGATGCACTTGCAGCAGGCAGACTGCCAG ACGTGCTCGCTCCTCAGTATCCTTGGCAGTCAAGTGATATGTCAATGAACATGCTACCTCCTAATCATAGTAATGACTTCATGTTGGAGCCTCCAGGACACAATAAAGAGAATGAAGATGATGTAGAAGTTATGTCAACAGACTCCTCAAGCAGCAGTAGTGACTCAGACTAG